In a single window of the Candidatus Persebacteraceae bacterium Df01 genome:
- a CDS encoding DegT/DnrJ/EryC1/StrS family aminotransferase, with translation MQPFLDLKAINERQHKELSAAASRVITSGWYVLGEEVTAFEREFANYCGARHCVGVASGLDALTLMLRATILQGRLQPGDEIVVPANTYIATILAASSTGLVPRPVEPDANTHNLCPQNTIAAITSRTRAIIVVHLYGLAAPMGALRTIADEHGLLLFEDAAQAHGAKISGQSLGGQSTAAAFSFYPGKNLGALGDGGALITEDDEIADTVHTLRNYGSTQKYKNYYIGVNSRLDELQAALLRVKLPLLDSDNARRRAIARRYAIGINNPLVQIPEMPADELSHVWHLFVVRCRWRGELAAHLRNAGVGTLVHYPIPPHQQRAYADSPLAAFQLPLTEQLANEVLSLPISPVMSDAATDAVITAVNAFRSK, from the coding sequence ATGCAGCCATTTCTTGATTTGAAGGCCATTAACGAACGGCAACATAAAGAACTGTCTGCCGCGGCGTCTCGAGTTATCACTTCCGGCTGGTATGTTTTAGGCGAAGAAGTTACCGCCTTTGAGCGCGAATTTGCCAATTATTGCGGTGCACGACATTGTGTGGGCGTCGCTTCAGGGCTGGATGCGCTGACTTTAATGTTGCGCGCCACCATCTTACAAGGACGCTTGCAGCCGGGAGATGAAATCGTTGTCCCCGCTAACACCTACATTGCCACGATACTAGCAGCCAGCAGCACAGGGCTAGTACCGCGCCCTGTTGAACCGGACGCAAACACACACAATTTGTGTCCACAAAATACTATTGCAGCAATCACCTCACGAACTCGTGCCATTATCGTAGTGCATTTATATGGACTCGCCGCACCGATGGGAGCGTTGCGCACAATAGCGGACGAGCATGGCTTACTGCTATTTGAAGATGCTGCCCAAGCGCATGGAGCCAAAATTAGCGGTCAATCCTTAGGTGGGCAAAGCACTGCTGCCGCATTCAGTTTTTATCCGGGAAAAAATTTAGGTGCGCTGGGCGACGGCGGCGCCCTCATTACCGAAGATGATGAAATAGCAGACACTGTACACACGTTACGCAATTACGGTTCTACACAAAAATATAAAAATTATTATATCGGTGTTAATTCGCGGTTGGATGAATTACAGGCCGCACTACTGCGAGTTAAATTGCCGTTGCTTGATAGCGACAATGCACGGCGTCGAGCCATCGCTAGACGATATGCGATTGGCATTAACAATCCGCTGGTGCAAATACCAGAAATGCCAGCAGATGAACTATCTCATGTGTGGCATTTATTTGTTGTGCGTTGCCGTTGGCGTGGCGAATTGGCAGCGCATTTGCGCAACGCTGGAGTCGGCACTCTCGTGCATTATCCAATTCCTCCGCACCAACAACGTGCCTACGCCGACTCTCCGTTAGCGGCTTTTCAGCTACCACTTACCGAACAGTTAGCAAACGAAGTTTTGAGCCTGCCAATATCACCAGTCATGTCTGATGCGGCGACAGATGCGGTTATTACTGCTGTCAACGCGTTTCGCAGCAAATAA
- a CDS encoding septum formation initiator family protein: MNQRLCYAAAIGFVLLGSWLWYSAYYDPNDGWSRVKTMQAEVRTYENKSTRMKISNRELGVLVNETKKNPQRMEEIARNRLLMVKPGEIFIVPAKE; the protein is encoded by the coding sequence ATGAACCAACGATTATGCTATGCGGCAGCAATTGGCTTTGTTTTATTGGGGAGCTGGCTGTGGTATTCCGCTTACTATGACCCTAATGACGGTTGGAGTCGGGTAAAAACAATGCAAGCAGAAGTTCGCACTTATGAAAACAAAAGCACCCGTATGAAAATCAGCAATCGGGAACTTGGCGTACTCGTGAATGAAACAAAAAAAAATCCGCAACGCATGGAAGAAATTGCTCGTAACCGGTTGCTGATGGTAAAACCAGGAGAAATTTTTATTGTGCCCGCAAAAGAATAA
- the eno gene encoding phosphopyruvate hydratase — MTNGQDGAVISSLRGREILDSRGNPTVEAEIHLTGGATAIAAAPSGASTGTREAVELRDGDKRLAGKGVRRAVSHINNDIAAAIIGADASQQGDIDATLISLDGSKDKSRLGANALLAVSLATAKAAAIHAGVPLHVHLGGGNTMPVPMMNILNGGAHAANNLDIQEFMIMPLGFNDFASALFAGTEVFHVLRRLLLSRGDTTAVGDEGGFAPNLRGGTTEALDLLTEAITRAGYTPGCDIAIAMDCAASEFYRDGVYVLKTENFRGDAAMLVELLARWANTYPIVSIEDACAEDDWDGWKILSERLADKLQLVGDDLFVTNCALLQRGIDQQIGTALLAKPNQAGTVTETQQAVRLAQQAGYGVVLSHRSGETEFSEIADMAVAYDAGQIKTGAPCRGERVAKYNRLLRIADELTVTAPYRGVATLARQP, encoded by the coding sequence ATGACAAATGGTCAAGACGGAGCGGTTATTTCCTCACTGCGAGGGCGCGAAATTTTGGACTCACGGGGAAATCCCACGGTAGAAGCCGAGATACACCTAACCGGCGGTGCTACTGCCATTGCTGCGGCGCCATCCGGAGCGTCAACAGGAACACGCGAAGCGGTAGAACTACGTGATGGCGACAAACGTTTAGCCGGAAAAGGCGTACGTCGCGCCGTCTCACACATTAATAATGACATTGCCGCCGCAATTATCGGTGCCGATGCCTCGCAGCAGGGAGACATTGATGCTACATTAATTTCCTTGGACGGCAGTAAAGACAAATCGCGATTAGGTGCTAATGCACTGCTAGCGGTTTCTCTGGCGACCGCTAAAGCGGCTGCAATTCACGCAGGCGTACCGTTGCACGTCCATTTAGGCGGTGGTAACACTATGCCAGTGCCAATGATGAATATTCTCAACGGCGGCGCCCATGCCGCTAATAATCTGGATATTCAAGAGTTCATGATTATGCCCCTAGGGTTTAACGACTTTGCATCTGCCCTGTTTGCCGGCACGGAAGTCTTTCACGTACTACGCCGCCTCCTACTCTCTCGTGGTGACACCACTGCCGTCGGCGACGAAGGCGGTTTTGCTCCCAATTTGCGTGGCGGCACGACAGAAGCGCTAGATTTGTTGACAGAAGCAATCACCCGTGCCGGATACACACCGGGATGCGACATTGCCATTGCTATGGACTGTGCTGCCAGCGAGTTTTATCGTGACGGCGTTTATGTTCTAAAAACAGAAAACTTTCGCGGCGACGCCGCCATGCTAGTGGAATTGCTAGCAAGGTGGGCCAACACGTATCCGATTGTCAGCATAGAAGACGCCTGCGCCGAAGACGACTGGGACGGTTGGAAAATATTAAGCGAGCGACTCGCCGACAAACTACAGTTAGTAGGAGACGATTTGTTTGTTACCAATTGCGCTTTGCTACAACGAGGCATTGACCAACAAATAGGCACTGCTCTGCTGGCTAAACCCAATCAGGCAGGCACGGTAACTGAAACGCAACAGGCGGTACGACTGGCGCAACAAGCAGGATATGGAGTAGTTTTATCGCACCGTTCCGGTGAAACGGAATTTTCCGAAATTGCCGATATGGCGGTAGCTTATGATGCCGGACAAATTAAAACCGGTGCACCGTGCCGCGGCGAACGTGTCGCCAAATATAACCGCCTACTGCGCATTGCCGACGAGTTAACCGTCACTGCGCCTTATCGTGGCGTAGCAACATTGGCACGGCAACCATGA
- the acnA gene encoding aconitate hydratase AcnA: MPNPFASCKKTIALSGGKEKMYYSLPALQQSLDVNIQRLPVCLRVLLESILRNCDGRRITEAHVRALAGWQATGERDNEVPFVVSRVVLQDFTGVPLLADLAAMREAAAQQDKPASNIEPLVPVELVVDHSIQVDHYGSSEAMRLNMEIEFERNRERYEFLKWGMGAFDTFKVVPPGVGIVHQVNLEHLARGVMEKDGLCYPDTVVGTDSHTTMINGIGVVGWGVGGIEAEAAMLGQPVYMLEPDVVGVHLQNNLPLGVTATDMVLTVTEMLRHANVVGKFVEFFGDGARSLSVPDRATIGNMAPEYGATMGFFATDDKTVEYLRATGRDEEQLQTVATYYQAQGMYGIPADGECDYSQVLTLDLSTVEPCVAGPKRPQDRILLRDLKKRFVNMFVAPTADGGYGKQEADLTARYDTGKDGVDIGDGDVLIAAITSCTNTSNPSVLLAAGLLAKKAAQRGLKPSALVKTSLAPGSRVVTDYLEKSGLLPWLEKIGFHQVGYGCTTCIGNSGPLDTAYEKTIVEHNLVGAAVLSGNRNFEARVHQNIRANFLMSPPLVVAFALAGRIDIDLQNEPIGTGNDDKLVYLRDIWPSGEEIANVMSYAVDPENFKRRYGADFSQDVELWQQIPSHDGVRYMWQYNSTYIQMPPFLAQRGVVGGVINGARSLAMLGDSVTTDHISPAGAIKPSSPAGVYLRENGVKVADYNSYGSRRGNHEVMMRGTFANVRIRNLMAPGTEGGVTLHQPSGEQLSIYDAAMRYQKTQTPLLIFAGKEYGTGSSRDWAAKGTRLLGVRAVIARSYERIHRNNLVGMGVLPCQFIGDDSIQSLGLCGDETFDLVGVSGDIKPRQKAQLVVHRANGKIDTVELLVRVDTPTECDYYAKDGILPYVMEQLIA, from the coding sequence ATGCCTAATCCTTTTGCTTCATGCAAAAAAACAATTGCGCTCTCCGGCGGTAAAGAAAAAATGTATTATTCCTTGCCGGCACTGCAACAATCCCTTGACGTTAATATTCAACGGTTACCTGTTTGTTTGCGGGTGTTGTTGGAGTCAATACTGCGTAATTGTGATGGGCGGCGTATTACCGAGGCGCATGTGCGGGCACTGGCTGGCTGGCAAGCGACGGGCGAGCGTGATAACGAGGTACCTTTTGTCGTTAGCCGTGTGGTGTTGCAAGATTTTACGGGGGTTCCGTTGTTGGCAGACTTAGCCGCCATGCGTGAAGCGGCAGCACAGCAAGACAAGCCCGCTAGTAATATTGAACCATTGGTGCCAGTGGAATTGGTGGTAGATCATTCCATTCAGGTTGACCACTACGGCTCATCGGAAGCTATGCGCCTCAACATGGAAATTGAATTTGAGCGTAACCGGGAGCGTTATGAGTTTCTTAAATGGGGGATGGGTGCCTTTGATACCTTTAAAGTGGTGCCGCCAGGTGTCGGCATCGTGCATCAGGTCAATTTGGAGCACCTGGCGCGTGGCGTGATGGAAAAAGATGGTTTGTGTTATCCAGACACAGTCGTTGGCACTGACTCTCATACTACGATGATTAACGGCATTGGTGTTGTTGGCTGGGGAGTGGGCGGCATTGAGGCAGAAGCTGCCATGCTCGGACAGCCGGTGTACATGCTGGAGCCGGATGTAGTGGGAGTGCATTTGCAAAATAACCTGCCACTAGGAGTGACGGCTACTGATATGGTGTTGACGGTGACGGAAATGTTGCGCCACGCCAATGTGGTGGGTAAGTTTGTGGAGTTTTTTGGCGATGGTGCGCGCTCTTTGTCGGTGCCTGACCGTGCCACAATTGGCAATATGGCTCCCGAATATGGAGCTACCATGGGATTTTTTGCTACCGATGACAAAACTGTGGAATATTTACGCGCCACTGGTCGCGACGAAGAGCAATTACAAACGGTTGCCACTTATTATCAAGCGCAAGGCATGTATGGTATTCCTGCTGACGGGGAATGCGATTATTCGCAAGTACTCACTTTAGATTTATCTACAGTAGAGCCTTGCGTTGCCGGCCCCAAGCGTCCGCAAGATCGTATTTTGTTGCGCGATCTTAAAAAACGATTCGTCAATATGTTTGTTGCGCCGACGGCAGATGGTGGGTACGGCAAGCAAGAAGCGGATTTGACAGCGCGTTATGACACCGGTAAAGACGGCGTAGATATTGGTGATGGCGATGTGCTGATTGCGGCGATTACTTCCTGTACCAATACGTCCAATCCTAGCGTGTTGTTGGCTGCTGGGCTACTCGCTAAAAAAGCCGCTCAACGAGGACTCAAGCCCTCTGCGCTCGTTAAAACGTCATTGGCTCCGGGCTCTAGAGTTGTCACCGATTATCTAGAAAAATCTGGATTGTTGCCATGGCTAGAAAAAATCGGTTTTCATCAAGTTGGCTACGGTTGTACGACCTGTATAGGCAATTCCGGTCCGCTGGATACGGCTTATGAAAAAACTATAGTTGAGCACAATCTTGTCGGTGCCGCTGTGCTATCCGGTAATCGTAATTTTGAAGCACGTGTACACCAAAACATTCGCGCTAATTTTCTTATGAGCCCGCCTCTGGTAGTAGCGTTTGCTTTGGCCGGGCGCATTGATATTGACTTGCAAAACGAACCTATCGGCACCGGCAATGACGACAAACTTGTGTATTTGCGTGATATTTGGCCATCAGGCGAAGAAATTGCCAATGTCATGAGCTATGCTGTGGATCCGGAAAACTTCAAAAGGCGCTACGGTGCAGACTTTTCACAAGATGTTGAATTGTGGCAACAAATTCCAAGTCACGATGGTGTCCGTTATATGTGGCAGTATAACTCTACCTATATTCAAATGCCGCCGTTTCTGGCGCAAAGAGGCGTTGTCGGTGGCGTAATTAACGGTGCCCGTTCCCTTGCTATGCTGGGTGATTCGGTCACTACTGATCATATTAGCCCAGCCGGTGCCATTAAGCCATCATCGCCGGCTGGTGTGTATTTGCGTGAAAACGGTGTTAAGGTAGCTGACTATAATTCTTATGGCTCGCGTCGTGGCAATCACGAAGTGATGATGCGCGGAACTTTTGCTAATGTGCGCATCCGTAACCTGATGGCTCCAGGCACCGAAGGCGGTGTCACTCTACACCAACCCAGCGGTGAGCAATTATCTATTTATGATGCGGCGATGCGCTATCAGAAAACGCAAACGCCACTGCTTATTTTTGCTGGCAAGGAGTACGGTACCGGTTCTTCACGTGATTGGGCGGCAAAGGGTACGCGCCTTTTGGGAGTTCGGGCGGTTATTGCGCGCAGCTACGAGCGTATTCACCGTAACAACTTAGTGGGTATGGGGGTGCTGCCGTGCCAATTTATCGGTGATGATTCTATTCAATCTTTGGGGTTGTGTGGCGATGAGACGTTTGATTTGGTAGGCGTGAGCGGCGACATTAAACCACGCCAAAAAGCTCAGCTAGTGGTTCATCGCGCTAACGGCAAAATAGATACGGTTGAACTGTTAGTGCGCGTAGATACGCCGACAGAATGCGATTATTATGCCAAAGACGGAATTTTGCCATATGTGATGGAGCAACTAATTGCTTGA
- a CDS encoding FAD-dependent oxidoreductase, whose amino-acid sequence MDTRLTNICIIGGGIAGLTCAALLRQRHGAEVLVLERASKNGTEDGKSVMFNASSAAVLAEVGAWPEKNAALRQIFVSFGNAPGSATIGDGNVPLGYGASHHTVLQTLTTSLDNSLCLSANVKKLTPENDAVRVDYETPEGEKSVKAQAVVIACAWPGLPTPFQSRVFDYQQAVIALTAKTDNWPPHCAFENFGKNGIVALVPRADANKPVGVIICASEAAAGQLTVLNDNAFMQIINDEFGGRFRLHSPSKRFVYAPQARHVRPLAAARIACLGGGASMLHPAGAQGLNIGIADADCLSSLLAKNSKSSVEDALLNYVRRRSVAHVATLAATSVLAMGGHARFFPFRVAGGLIASTLSAASLPWRHQITRFLSGQKNITTV is encoded by the coding sequence ATGGATACACGGTTGACAAATATCTGCATCATTGGCGGCGGCATTGCTGGTCTCACATGCGCTGCCCTTTTGAGACAACGGCACGGTGCAGAAGTATTGGTTTTAGAAAGGGCTTCAAAAAACGGGACGGAAGACGGCAAATCAGTAATGTTTAATGCCTCATCGGCGGCTGTGCTTGCCGAAGTAGGCGCGTGGCCAGAAAAAAATGCCGCTTTGCGACAAATATTCGTGTCTTTCGGTAACGCTCCGGGCAGTGCAACCATTGGCGACGGCAACGTGCCTTTGGGGTACGGCGCTTCCCATCACACGGTGCTGCAGACATTGACGACTTCTTTAGACAATTCGTTATGCTTGTCAGCAAATGTTAAAAAACTAACTCCGGAAAACGATGCCGTCCGAGTAGATTATGAAACACCGGAGGGCGAAAAAAGTGTAAAAGCACAAGCGGTTGTAATTGCTTGTGCGTGGCCGGGATTACCTACACCATTTCAGAGTCGCGTTTTTGATTATCAGCAAGCGGTAATTGCACTGACTGCTAAGACAGACAACTGGCCGCCACATTGCGCTTTTGAAAATTTTGGCAAAAACGGCATCGTAGCTCTAGTGCCGCGCGCCGATGCGAATAAACCAGTGGGAGTAATTATTTGTGCCTCGGAAGCGGCGGCGGGACAGCTGACAGTTCTGAATGATAACGCGTTTATGCAAATCATTAATGACGAATTTGGCGGGCGTTTTCGCCTACACTCACCGTCGAAACGTTTTGTTTATGCACCACAGGCGCGGCACGTGCGTCCTTTAGCAGCGGCGCGCATAGCCTGCTTAGGAGGGGGCGCCAGCATGTTGCATCCAGCAGGCGCGCAAGGATTAAATATCGGTATTGCCGATGCTGATTGTTTGTCATCATTGCTTGCCAAAAATAGCAAAAGCAGTGTAGAAGACGCCCTACTCAACTATGTGCGGCGCCGTTCTGTAGCGCATGTGGCAACACTCGCTGCAACAAGTGTATTAGCAATGGGCGGACACGCGCGGTTTTTTCCTTTTCGCGTGGCGGGAGGATTAATAGCGAGTACATTATCGGCAGCATCACTACCTTGGCGCCATCAAATCACCCGCTTTTTATCTGGGCAAAAAAATATAACCACCGTCTAA
- a CDS encoding aminopeptidase P family protein, whose product MPSAALGAIIVSATRRRRTQLAKRIGDGFVILTAAAAACRSRDTNYPYRPDSYFYYLTGFVEPQSALLLSVKAGRIAREILLCRGRDRRTEQWNGERLGPLRARRQLQIEETADIMYFDSLLSDVVSEHDHLYCLPGTDAALDAKLITIISNRRAHNRDSTTPIQALCDVSLHLDAMRLIKDTEEIELLRKAAQISSDGHRAAMRAVRYSKNEMQVEAALVAAFRSAGAHYAFEPIVASGKNACTLHYCANNAPVRQRHLVLVDAGAEYCGYAGDVTRTFPASGKFTEAQADVYDIVLAAQKKALTAIKPGNTWSAIENTATRTLAQGLIDLGLCKGTIKTVLKKSNYQRFYMHRIGHFLGLDVHDVGRHKNIAGKQEPLRAGMVVTVEPGLYIPDEPDIPAPLRGIGVRIEDDVLVTDNGKEVLSGAPKTRTDIEAWIHG is encoded by the coding sequence ATGCCGTCGGCTGCCTTGGGTGCAATCATAGTGTCTGCTACCCGTCGCCGCCGCACACAACTAGCTAAGCGGATAGGTGACGGATTTGTTATTTTGACGGCGGCTGCGGCCGCCTGCCGCAGCCGCGACACCAATTATCCTTATCGCCCGGATAGTTATTTTTATTATCTTACCGGCTTCGTTGAACCTCAGTCCGCACTGTTACTCAGTGTAAAAGCAGGTCGTATTGCCCGCGAAATTTTGCTGTGTCGCGGACGTGACCGACGGACCGAACAATGGAATGGCGAACGGCTAGGTCCTTTACGAGCTCGACGGCAACTACAAATAGAAGAAACCGCCGACATCATGTATTTTGACTCGCTACTGAGTGATGTGGTTTCCGAACACGACCATCTTTACTGTTTACCGGGAACCGATGCCGCCTTAGACGCCAAATTGATCACCATTATCAGTAATCGACGAGCACACAATCGCGACAGCACCACTCCCATTCAAGCATTATGTGATGTATCCTTACACTTAGACGCCATGCGTCTAATCAAAGATACCGAAGAAATTGAGCTCTTGCGGAAGGCAGCACAAATTAGCAGTGACGGTCATCGAGCGGCGATGCGTGCTGTCAGGTACTCTAAAAACGAAATGCAAGTAGAGGCTGCACTAGTAGCAGCATTTCGTTCTGCTGGAGCACATTATGCTTTTGAACCCATCGTGGCGAGCGGTAAAAACGCCTGTACCTTGCATTATTGCGCTAATAACGCACCAGTGCGCCAACGCCATTTGGTATTGGTTGACGCCGGAGCTGAATATTGCGGTTATGCTGGTGATGTTACGCGTACCTTTCCCGCAAGTGGAAAATTTACAGAGGCGCAAGCCGATGTGTACGATATTGTGCTGGCCGCACAAAAAAAAGCGCTGACGGCTATCAAACCCGGCAACACCTGGAGCGCCATAGAAAACACGGCAACACGCACTCTGGCGCAAGGGTTAATTGATTTGGGGTTGTGTAAAGGCACCATCAAAACGGTGTTAAAAAAAAGCAATTACCAACGTTTTTATATGCATCGCATTGGCCATTTTCTTGGGCTGGACGTGCACGATGTTGGGCGCCATAAAAATATAGCTGGGAAACAAGAACCGTTGCGCGCCGGCATGGTGGTAACAGTGGAACCGGGATTGTACATCCCCGATGAACCTGATATTCCGGCACCATTACGCGGTATTGGCGTACGCATAGAAGATGACGTGCTAGTTACCGATAACGGAAAGGAAGTACTATCAGGGGCACCCAAAACACGCACCGATATTGAAGCATGGATACACGGTTGA
- a CDS encoding rhodanese-like domain-containing protein, translated as MTTAKQALAAAVQRKQQLDLPYAGALTPDEAHTLWQEEPQAMLVDVRTIPEMTYVGRVPNAVAIQWQFFPDMTVNEAFLDELKKIADVNQPVMFLCRSGVRSHYAATVATEAGYCAAFNILEGFEGELDTNGHRGKINGWRCRRLPWVQS; from the coding sequence ATGACAACCGCCAAACAAGCCCTTGCAGCCGCCGTTCAGCGTAAACAACAACTTGACCTACCTTATGCTGGCGCACTAACACCGGATGAAGCACATACACTGTGGCAAGAAGAACCTCAGGCAATGCTGGTGGATGTTCGCACCATACCAGAAATGACTTATGTCGGACGAGTACCAAATGCGGTAGCTATCCAGTGGCAATTTTTTCCCGACATGACAGTTAACGAGGCGTTTTTGGATGAACTTAAGAAAATTGCTGACGTCAATCAACCGGTAATGTTTTTGTGTCGCAGCGGAGTACGCTCACACTACGCGGCAACAGTGGCGACAGAAGCTGGCTATTGTGCCGCATTTAATATTTTGGAAGGATTTGAAGGCGAATTAGATACAAACGGCCACCGCGGCAAAATTAATGGCTGGCGATGCCGTCGGCTGCCTTGGGTGCAATCATAG
- the rsmA gene encoding 16S rRNA (adenine(1518)-N(6)/adenine(1519)-N(6))-dimethyltransferase RsmA translates to MNVPRKRFGQHFLRDKNLINALLKHIAPQEGEEFLEIGPGNGALTEALLQAPINLTAIEIDRELADGLRTRFGKKLHLLVDDVLCTDLAGLLAGGNVRVAGNLPYNISTPLLLRLADCRSRDMHLMLQREVAMRLLAQPGGSDYGRLTVSVRLSYDVEEVLQAPPEAFWPAPKVHSTVVRLLPRTLPLTLTPTLQILLKAAFQSRRKMLGNALKKFTINWQTANIEPTRRPQTLSPEEFSRLATHMLVPHEEVNV, encoded by the coding sequence ATGAATGTACCGCGTAAGCGTTTTGGTCAACATTTCTTGCGCGACAAAAATTTGATCAACGCTTTGCTAAAACACATTGCGCCTCAGGAAGGTGAGGAATTTCTTGAAATTGGTCCAGGCAACGGTGCACTTACCGAAGCTTTGCTGCAAGCGCCGATTAATCTCACAGCTATAGAAATTGACCGCGAGCTAGCTGACGGACTTCGGACTCGTTTTGGTAAAAAATTACACCTGCTTGTAGACGACGTACTATGTACAGACTTGGCCGGATTATTGGCCGGCGGTAATGTCCGGGTGGCAGGTAACCTACCGTACAATATTTCCACGCCGTTGCTTTTGCGGTTAGCTGATTGCCGTTCCCGCGATATGCACTTAATGCTGCAACGCGAGGTAGCAATGCGTCTGCTAGCGCAACCCGGCGGCAGCGATTATGGGCGTTTAACTGTGTCGGTGCGATTATCGTACGATGTAGAAGAAGTGCTACAAGCGCCACCGGAAGCGTTTTGGCCAGCACCCAAAGTACACTCCACCGTAGTACGCCTGTTACCGCGAACACTACCACTAACGCTGACGCCCACATTACAAATATTACTAAAAGCGGCATTCCAATCACGCCGCAAAATGCTTGGCAATGCGCTAAAGAAATTTACTATTAATTGGCAGACCGCGAATATTGAACCTACTCGCCGCCCGCAAACGCTTTCACCAGAAGAATTTTCAAGACTGGCGACACATATGCTAGTCCCGCACGAGGAAGTTAATGTTTAA
- the pdxA gene encoding 4-hydroxythreonine-4-phosphate dehydrogenase PdxA, which produces MQALSTKKTSDRHIVVTTGDPAGVGPDLCLDILNGNCPATLTIIGDSNVLAARAKLLQVPFDVSDYAADSTAQRMVLHSPATDVIPGQLSSANAAHVLSQLHIAVDGCQQGHFDAVVTGPVSKETICTAGYNFCGQTEYIAELSGAPHPVMLLASSSMRVALATRHLPLSQVAAAINEETLVNTLRVLNDGMQRHFINRAPCIAVTGLNPHAGEGGYLGDEETRIIIPAIERAVQAGVNAKGPFSADTVFFRDDCDCVLAMYHDQGLPVIKYAHFDNTVNVTLGLPFLRVSPDHGTAAELAGSNKARPDSMRVAVALAAL; this is translated from the coding sequence ATGCAGGCATTATCAACCAAGAAAACGAGTGACCGCCACATCGTCGTTACCACCGGCGACCCAGCTGGCGTCGGTCCGGATTTATGTTTGGACATCCTAAATGGGAATTGCCCTGCGACACTAACCATCATTGGTGACAGCAATGTCTTGGCGGCACGGGCAAAATTATTGCAAGTGCCTTTTGATGTTAGCGACTATGCAGCAGATTCAACAGCACAGCGCATGGTTTTACACAGTCCAGCAACAGACGTCATACCCGGACAATTGTCATCAGCGAATGCGGCTCATGTATTGTCGCAACTGCACATTGCAGTTGACGGTTGTCAGCAAGGGCACTTTGACGCCGTTGTTACAGGTCCGGTGAGCAAGGAAACCATCTGCACCGCCGGTTACAATTTTTGCGGGCAAACGGAATATATTGCCGAGCTATCCGGCGCACCACATCCAGTAATGTTGCTCGCCAGTAGTTCCATGCGAGTAGCACTAGCAACACGACATCTACCACTATCACAAGTTGCTGCTGCGATTAATGAAGAGACATTAGTTAACACATTGAGAGTATTAAACGACGGCATGCAGCGCCATTTCATAAACCGCGCACCGTGCATTGCCGTTACTGGGCTCAACCCACACGCCGGCGAAGGTGGCTATCTGGGCGATGAAGAAACGCGAATTATTATTCCGGCAATTGAGCGAGCGGTACAAGCGGGCGTGAATGCGAAGGGCCCTTTTTCTGCCGACACTGTTTTCTTTCGTGATGATTGCGACTGCGTGCTGGCGATGTATCACGACCAAGGGTTACCAGTTATCAAGTATGCTCATTTTGACAACACCGTTAATGTAACCTTGGGGTTACCTTTTTTGCGCGTTTCACCCGACCACGGCACGGCGGCGGAATTAGCCGGCAGCAACAAGGCACGTCCCGATAGCATGCGTGTTGCCGTTGCGCTAGCGGCCCTATGA